A single region of the Silene latifolia isolate original U9 population chromosome 8, ASM4854445v1, whole genome shotgun sequence genome encodes:
- the LOC141595108 gene encoding uncharacterized protein LOC141595108 has translation MDGCLECLQVLIPAQACLPAEICTPGGQPPVAVMRAKRARETFLQAATNLRPRHNGGPVRGRKPKPTDYFLYTTNPKTQQLEHAGLTGLPLAHVGNPLPIEPLKLPGTQACTKCRAKKFAYETAFSCCADGAIQLPTNEYPLELVRLYTSPDEDAVHFRTFARMYNNLFAFSSIGGTFKATTCNGIYVFQLHGQMYHHIPTLLPNDGRPKYLQLYFYDGQHEALNRAGCFPEVRPDIVNILMQITEKNPYARFFRSLRELPVNENTQILLNRNTILDQRVYNAPTSDEVAVIWSDNSSSSESTTPHITVTAKDNQAHRIMHYYGCYDPLQYPLLFPSGECGWVQGLRKINTSVCEGAVNRPPARNPLQLAHTVEGLLEDELCRAEQGYGPKDKVISCRQYYSYKLQNRPGNMLLRGGRCLQQYIVDMYVKIENTRLDYFRNNQETIRAELYQGIIDTVGNGECRATKVGKRVILPPTFLGGPRDMKKRYLNSMALVHRFGKPDLFITMTCNAGWPEIKDQLAPGEEAQNRPDLVARVFWAKLLALKKQIVEKHIFGEVAAYVYVVEFQKRGLPHVHFLIILKDGYRLKCPADFDKFVCAEIPSTTTPALRKTVLKHMMHGPCGKLNPKCSCMKHAKTPDKCKYEYPKSFSTATTTNIAGYPEYRRRDTGDTTLIRKHKLDNRWVIPYNPYLLALFDCHLNVEVCSTMHAVKYLYKYIYKGHDKISFSVTDSDEPKTIDEISQFQSGRWVSPCEAAWRIFGFDLFETHPPVMPLQVHLPNMQTIRLRPTDNLANIIADEKKARTPLTEFFRKSATKGCPKLLYGEFTEHFRWDSGTRTWEERRNKVVVIGRLVFVAPAEGERFFLRLLLLHIRGPTSFEALKTVKGYMCATFQDAALRHGLLEEEDAADLCMAEACAVQMPAALRRLFSTLLIFSHPKDPCLLWEKHYASLSEDFSHRYPNQPQKICQMTARAVERYMEAMGKNMAAFGLDHLDTCIDDELRRTRDIVDALDAPIPDDCKLCKAQLNTAQREAFTTIMEHVQGGKPGAFFVDGPGGTGKTFLYNALYAEVRLMGLIVLPTASSGIAAANIPSGRTTHSRFKIPLECEVSLACDVPKQSSLAALIIATSLIIWDEASMSKRQNIESLDLLLRDLCNPEQLFGGKVVVFGGDFRQTLPILPRKSQREVVEASLVSSPLWPQLIKFRLTENIRAQTDPEFALFLLSLGNGQLQTKEHEYIELPAGLVKTLEASNANPINDLASFAFPELDNNTTLDSSIFSNRAVLTPLNDDVDAINSVLIDKFPGQPVTYTSHDTMLDDNCAVYPAEFINKLNPGGMSPHELVLKENCPGNIMADGRVYLDSLNSNSTNYKVKVKVVQKGKPQRSARDVLYQTVVLQDDKGNKMRGTLFGDQVSGHVDALVSNGVYEIANAPIRPLPEQYRRDPTELPYTIGFGRQTFIHPLSTPEACLPEYLCVSQVPKTATQYDIFDVIGTLLYVEPLAREVTTKQGRKNNVREMIITDHG, from the exons ATGGATGGGTGTCTGGAATGTTTGCAG GTCCTAATCCCTGCGCAGGCCTGCCTGCCAGCTGAGATTTGCACGCCAGGAGGTCAACCACCTGTAGCAGTTATGCGCGCAAAACGTGCACGAGAAACATTCCTACAGGCTG CAACAAACTTGAGACCCCGCCACAACGGCGGCCCAGTAAGAGGCAGAAAGCCCAAGCCAACCGATTAC TTCTTATACACAACAAACCCAAAAACTCAACAGCTTGAGCATGCGGGATTAACAGGCTTACCGCTGGCACATGTTGGCAATCCATTGCCTATAGAACCACTCAAGCTGCCAGGAACTCAAGCTTGTACTAAATGCCGAGCCAAAAAGTTTGCATATGAAACGGCTTTCTCCTGCTGTGCTGATGGGGCTATTCAATTGCCAACAAATGAATACCCTCTAGAGCTGGTTAGACTTTATACTTCTCCTGATGAGGACGCAGTACATTTCCGAACGTTTGCAAGGATGTACAACAACCTCTTTGCATTCAGCTCCATAGGCGGAACCTTTAAAGCAACCACCTGTAACGGCATTTATGTTTTTCAACTCCATGGTCAGATGTATCATCACATCCCCACATTGCTTCCAAACGACGGTCGGCCAAAATACCTGCAACTCTACTTCTATGATGGCCAGCATGAAGCATTGAACAGAGCAGGTTGCTTCCCAGAGGTGAGGCCGGATATAGttaacatcctaatgcaaattacCGAGAAAAATCCTTATGCACGATTTTTCAGATCTCTAAGAGAATTACCCGTAAACGAGAATACCCAGATACTATTAAACAGAAACACCATACTTGATCAACGGGTGTATAATGCACCCACGTCAGATGAGGTAGCTGTTATTTGGAGTGACAATTCGTCCTCAAGCGAATCCACCACTCCACACATAACTGTTACTGCAAAAGATAACCAGGCACACAGAATTATGCACTATTACGGCTGTTATGATCCCTTACAATACCCATTGCTATTCCCGTCTGGCGAGTGCGGATGGGTACAGGGCCTACGGAAGATCAATACAAGTGTGTGTGAAGGAGCAGTAAATAGACCGCCTGCCAGGAATCCCTTACAACTGGCACACACAGTTGAAGGCCTGTTAGAAGATGAATTATGCC GTGCAGAACAAGGTTATGGTCCTAAGGATAAGGTTATATCATGCCGCCAATATTACAGCTACAAGTTACAGAATCGCCCTGGAAATATGCTGTTAAGAGGCGGTCGGTGTCTCCAACAATACATAGTTGACATGTACGTTAAGATTGAGAACACAAGGCTCGATTATTTCAGAAACAATCAAGAGACAATAAGAGCAGAATTATACCAAGGAATTATTGACACTGTTGGAAATGGAGAATGTCGTGCAACAAAAGTAGGGAAACGGGTCATTTTGCCTCCAACTTTTTTGGGTGGTCCTCGAGACATGAAAAAGAGGTATCTTAATTCAATGGCCCTGGTACACAGATTTGGGAAACCTGATCTCTTTATCACAATGACGTGCAACGCTGGCTGGCCTGAAATTAAAGACCAACTAGCTCCAGGAGAGGAGGCGCAAAACCGTCCAGATTTGGTGGCTAGAGTTTTCTGGGCCAAACTCCTAGCCCTTAAGAAACAAATTGTTGAGAAACACATCTTTGGAGAGGTGGCTGCTTATGTGTATGTTGTTGAATTCCAGAAAAGAGGCTTACCTCATGTTCATTTCCTCATAATACTTAAGGATGGATATAGGCTGAAATGCCCAGCTGATTTCGACAAGTTTGTGTGTGCTGAAATTCCAAGCACGACCACTCCTGCCTTACGCAAGACTGTACTTAAACACATGATGCATGGCCCGTGTGGCAAGTTAAATCCAAAATGCTCGTGTATGAAGCATGCAAAGACTCCTGATAAGTGCAAATATGAATATCCGAAATCTTTTTCAACTGCCACTACAACCAATATTGCTGGGTACCCGGAGTATAGAAGGCGGGACACGGGTGACACAACCCTGATTCGGAAACACAAACTGGATAACAGATGGGTCATCCCTTATAACCCGTACTTACTTGCTCTTTTCGACTGCCACTTGAATGTTGAAGTATGTTCAACAATGCATGCAGTTAAGTATCTATACAAGTATATATACAAAGGCCACGACAAAATCTCTTTCAGTGTCACGGATAGTGATGAACCTAAAACTATCGATGAAATTTCACAATTTCAGTCAGGGAGATGGGTATCTCCCTGTGAAGCAGCATGGCGGATCTTTGGTTTCGATCTATTTGAGACCCACCCACCAGTAATGCCCCTCCAAGTGCATCTACCCAACATGCAAACGATACGCCTAAGGCCTACTGATAACTTGGCAAATATTATCGCCGATGAAAAGAAAGCACGCACTCCACTTACTGAGTTTTTCAGGAAAAGTGCGACTAAAGGCTGCCCGAAACTCTTATATGGCGAATTTACAGAACACTTTCGATGGGACAGCGGGACTAGAACTTGGGAAGAACGCAGAAACAAGGTTGTCGTCATTGGCAGGCTTGTTTTTGTGGCACCAGCTGAAGGCGAGAGATTCTTCCTCAGGCTACTACTCCTGCACATCCGTGGGCCTACGTCCtttgaggctttaaagactgttaAAGGATACATGTGTGCAACATTCCAAGATGCAGCCTTGCGGCATGGTCTCCTAGAAGAGGAAGACGCAGCTGATTTGTGCATGGCGGAGGCGTGTGCAGTACAAATGCCTGCAGCACTTAGGCGCCTATTTTCGACCCTGCTCATTTTTTCACATCCAAAAGATCCATGTTTGCTATGGGAAAAACATTATGCGTCATTGTCAGAAGACTTTAGTCACAGATACCCAAACCAGCCCCAAAAAATATGCCAAATGACAGCAAGGGCAGTGGAGCGGTACATGGAAGCAATGGGAAAAAACATGGCAGCATTTGGTTTAGACCACCTAGATACATGCATCGATGATGAGTTAAGACGTACCAGAGATATAGTTGATGCACTTGACGCACCAATTCCTGACGACTGTAAATTGTGTAAGGCACAACTTAATACCGCCCAAAGAGAAGCGTTCACAACAATTATGGAACATGTCCAGGGGGGGAAACCTGGCGCGTTCTTCGTAGACGGCCCAGGTGGCACTGGTAAAACGTTCCTATACAACGCGCTCTACGCTGAAGTACGTCTTATGGGGTTGATCGTTCTGCCAACAGCATCGTCAGGCATTGCGGCTGCAAACATTCCTTCTGGGAGGACAACCCATTCACGGTTCAAGATCCCTCTTGAATGTGAGGTCTCGCTAGCATGTGACGTTCCGAAGCAGAGTAGCCTGGCTGCATTGATTATAGCTACAAGCTTGATAATATGGGACGAGGCCTCGATGTCCAAGCGCCAGAATATCGAGTCTCTTGACCTTCTCCTTAGGGATTTGTGTAACCCGGAACAATTATTTGGGGGTAAAGTTGTAGTCTTCGGGGGAGATTTCCGGCAAACGCTACCAATATTGCCCAGAAAATCCCAAAGAGAAGTCGTCGAAGCCAGTTTGGTGAGTTCCCCTCTTTGGCCGCAGCTAATCAAATTCAGACTGACTGAAAACATCCGTGCTCAGACTGACCCTGAATTTGCGCTTTTTTTGCTTTCACTGGGCAATGGACAACTGCAGACCAAAGAGCATGAATATATTGAACTTCCTGCTGGACTTGTGAAGACATTGGAGGCGAGTAATGCAAACCCAATCAATGACCTGGCGTCATTCGCATTTCCAGAACTCGACAATAACACCACATTGGATTCAAGCATTTTTTCAAACCGGGCGGTGCTAACACCATTGAATGACGATGTAGATGCCATCAACAGCGTACTCATTGACAAATTCCCAGGCCAACCTGTAACCTACACAAGCCATGACACAATGTTAGATGACAACTGTGCAGTATACCCAGCTGAGTTCATCAACAAGCTGAACCCTGGTGGAATGAGTCCCCACGAGCTTGTTCTCAAGGAAAACTGTCCG GGGAATATTATGGCAGACGGTAGGGTGTACTTAGACTCTCTCAACAGTAACAGCACGAATTATAAGGTGAAAGTCAAGGTTGTTCAGAAGGGGAAGCCCCAAAGGTCTGCAAGAGATGTTCTGTACCAAACCGTGGTTCTGCAGGATGATAAG GGGAATAAAATGCGGGGCACATTGTTTGGGGATCAAGTGTCGGGGCACGTAGACGCCCTTGTCTCTAATGGGGTTTATGAGATTGCGAATGCTCCCATTAGACCATTGCCAGAACAGTATAGACGGGATCCAACTGAACTGCCGTACACAATAGGTTTTGGCCGTCAGACATTCATTCACCCACTATCTACACCGGAGGCATGCCTGCCAGAATACCTATGTGTCTCTCAAGTACCAAAGACGGCCACGCAATACGACATATTTG ATGTGATTGGAACACTACTATATGTGGAACCGCTTGCGCGGGAGGTAACCACTAAACAAGGTCGTAAGAACAATGTCAGAGAAATGATCATCACTGACCACGGGTAA